The genomic segment TTCCTGGCACTCAGCGTAGAACACTTGCATTGTGTTTTTGAACATAGCAGTTGAGCATGTTCTTTCTGTGTGGtattttttttactacaaaTCACAGGGTGCATCTGAGAAGGTTATTTTAGCAGGAGATAAAGACTTGCTTATGCCACTCTTGAAACTGTCCTACCAGACAAGGTGGCATTGCCTGCTGTTAATGGAACTTCCATTATTATGAAACTGCAAATGATGACTTTGTGGAGACTATTTGATCTTATTTGACCACAATTGTTGATTGAATTTAACCAGTGACACTATGTTTAGTGAGGTCTAATTTATGTATACTTTCCATAAAGGTATAACTGGTCTGTCTATCCTTGGTGGGTAGAGACCTCACCGCCTACCTTGcccatctctcctctctctcttttgccttTAAATGTGACGTTACATGTGAGTCTTTGCTAAAATATTGACCACTTGAGATAAAATTCCTGTAAAGTGTTATTTTAAATTCTGATTTTTGgtgatttctttttattttttggtgaGCATCACACTGCCAAAATTATGAATGGTTAATTATATACTAATCAACTATTATCTGTGGTAAATTATCCAACAGTTCAATAGTCAGCAGATGGTCCCAGAAACATGACAAGTTTTCATTGTTTCAGTGGCCGGCACAATCCCCCGACCTCAACTCTTTGGAATGAGATCAAAGGATCTGTTCATGCAAGACTGCAGCTGTCCAGTTTGCAACAGCTGCACAACATAATTTCTGCATACTGCAACATTTTTGCCAATGCAGTAGAAACCATGCCCAGAAAACGTCTTGCTGTTATGAAGGCCAAAAGAGGCATAACACACGGCTTGAGAGGTGAAACTAATAAACTGGGAAAGCTAAACTCATTGACATTCCCAATTCAGTCCTTAAGTCCTTGCAGTCAATCACAATTTCaagttattgatttatttacaaaGGAAATTGGTCATTGTGCAGCCAaactacactatactgccaaaagtatttgctcgtctgccttcacacgcatatgaacttgagtgacatcccattcttaatccatagggtttaatatgaagttggcccaccctttgcagctataacagctacagctcttctgggaaggctttccacaacatTTAGGagtatttatgggaatttttgaccattcttccagaagcgcatttgtgaggtcagataatGGTGTtagacaagaaggcctggctcacagtctctgctctaattcatcccaatgCTGTTCtttagggttgaggtcaggaatcTGTGCAGTCAAGGACTCTGTcagttaagttcttccacaccaaactcattttacctcattttatgtggcctaattgttgtcattcccaattgcttccactttgttataataccactgacagttgactgtggaatatttagtagcaaggaaattgaCTGAAAAATTACTaaacttgttgcacaggtggcatcctatgatgGTACCATGCTgaaatgtttgtaaaagcagtctgcatgcctaggtgttttatacacctttggccatggaagtgattgcaatacctgaattcagttattttgatgggtgactgaatacttttggcaatgtagtgtacaTGCATCCTAATGACCATGCAGTGATTATTCTTACCTACAAAACGTTTTTTTCCCATTGCGTCCACATCAGAGACAGGAACGGAACTGAATACAGAGGAGTTGTCAAAACGGCTGCCTGAAAAATTTGAGTATGCATGGAGATAAAGAAAAATTCAGCAACAAAGACATTTGAACTCTGATGTTTCTATTCAGAGTATTCTGTTTTGAAGCATAGAGTATATCCTTTTGGGAGTAAAATAGTGTTCTGGTCTTTGCCAGATCTGCAAAGAAAAGCACATTCATCTACCATTTCCACAGCACCCAGTACagtctttcactcactcactgtcactATTCAGTCTGTTTCAATCACCAACTGGTGTCTGTAAATGATTCTGATAAGAGCAATTTCATACCGTTAAAGGCAAAAATGAGTGTGCTTGTTGGTGTTGGCTTTTGATAATCTGGTACTTCTGTGGCAGGAGCAACATGGGGCTTCAGACTTAGCAGTGTATCCATCTCCAGTTGCTTCAGATCAGTTACTTTATctgctgaataaaaaaataatttatcaGTCATAGAGTATGCAATTGAAGCATTGATGTTAAAGAAGAAGATCAGTTTTGAAAGTTTAGGCTGTTAAAAGGTGTGTAataatgtgtatgtatttaCTTTGCTCTTTTCTGTTTTACTCTCACCCTTGTCTATTGGCTTTTCCACCTGGTTTGGCCCCTTCTTCTTTGCAGTCCGAGACCGTTTTGGTCCTAGAACACAAATTCTGCAGATAAGCATTTCTGTATTTCATAATGGATGCGATAGcaggaactgaagtgtggacAGCAGGTTTGGAATatcaaaacatcaaacatttgtGCTGTGACTGAAGGAAGACAATATAAACTAACAAAGGCTGTTAGTGTAATGTTGTTACTGGATGATGAGTTGAGAAAATTAAAGTTAAGTGATTAAAACGTCTGTGACATAATTCAGCAGTGCTGATATTTTTTACTAAAATCCTACCTCTATAGAGGACCAAAAATAGCTAAGTGTATATACTGGAGCACATTTATGAAAAATTCATAAAGTATTTTTTGTGCACCACATTCAGAGGGACTGCATTGaagaagaatgtgttgttttgggGTACAATCAGGGCAGCTCTCTGTGTGCCACTATGCCAGTGTCCTCACAACCAGAGTGTTATATTTGTCCCAGGCAGGAAGCGGTAATGTTGGCCAATCCATGAACACTGAAACTACTGTCAGAAATTGAAAGAGACTGGTTCCTTAGCCAGGACAAAGAACCAAATCACTATTATACAGAACTTTACTTGTAAAGATCCCtcatttgggggcagtcgtgggctggaggttagggaactggccctgtgaccggaaggttgccggttcaatccccagcaccgacagtccatgactgaggtgtccttgagcaagacacataacccccaattgctccccgggcgccgtggatagggctgcccaccgctccgggcaagtgtgctcactgccccctagtgtgtgtgtggtgtttcacttgcatgcatggatgggttaaatgcggagatggaatttccccggttgtgggatcaaaacagtatcacttaagcACTTACTTAACTTTACTTGTAAAGATCCCTCATAAGTTCTCCAATAACTCTCTGATTAGGTTTAACAAAGATTATGAATAGTGATCCACCTCATCAACTCAGTTGGATCAGATGGAGGGTGAAAATAccagacagacctggcagacccaaacatgttgtgaggatttgttgggaatgtctggcagaggaacctaccagaaagatatTCAACTCCCACATCTGACAAAGCTTCAACCGCATACCGAGGGAGGTCAGTGACATCGAGTCCAagtgggccctgttccgtgCCTCCATTGTCAATGCAGCGGATTGGAGCTGTGGCCGCAAACTTGTAGGTGCCTGTCGTAGTGGCAATCCTCGAACCCATTGGTGGACACCTCAGGTAAAGCaagccatcaagctgaagaaagagtcctatcgggcctggttggcttgtgggactctggaagcaaaagatgggtaccgaagGGCCAAGTGGGTCACAGCTTCAggggttgctgaggcaaaaactcgggcatgggagtttggtgaacccatggagaaagactatcgacaggcaccGAGATGGTTCTGGCAAACCGCCAGGCGCCTCAAGAGAGGAAAGCGGTTCCAATGTATACAGTGaggctggggggctgctgacttcgaccggggacgtcattggacagtggaaggaatacctcaaggatcttctcaatcccaccaatgattcttccctagaggaggcagagcttggagatccgagCGAGGGTCCATCCATCACTcaggctgaggtagccaaggtggttggaaaactccttggtggcacaGCAcggggggtggatgagatccgcccggaattcctgagggctctggatgtgtagggctgtcttggttGACACGCCTCTACAACATCGCATGGACATTTAGGGCTTGgaatggcagaccggggtggtggtccctctttttaagaaaggggaccggagggtgtgttccaactatggGGGGATCACACTTTTCAGCCTACCCGGCAAGGTCTATGCTGGGGTACTAGAGAAGAGAGTCCAACTGATAGTCAAATCTCAGTTACAAGAGGAACAATATGGGTTTTGCCCTAgttgtggaacactggagcagctttttatcctcacctgggtcctggagggtgcgtgggagttcgcccaaccagtccacatgttttgtggatttggagaaggcattcgactgcaTCCCTTGGgagatcctgtggggagtgctccgggagtaGGGGGTAAGGGGCTTGTTGTTAAGGGTCATTCAGTCCCTGtagagcaggagcttggttcgtatagccaACTGTAAgtcagattggtttccagttagggttggactctgccagggctGTCCATTGCTCgacgattcgggagaggctcggagtagagccgctgctcctccacgttgagagaagccagttgagatggttcgggcatctggtaaggatggcctctggatgcctccctagggaggtgttaaAGACATGTctgatggggaggagaccccggggaagacccaggacatgttggagggattataactctcgactgtcttgggaacgccacAGTATTCCTGAGGTGGCGGttgagagggaggcctgggcctctttgcttaggctgctgcccccgcaacccggACTTGGATAAGCGgatgatgatggatggatggatggatggatggatatatagtGATAGTTTTCTACTATGGACAATAGCATTACATTCagctttaaattttattttcagattttattgcATGCTAAAGATTGCAAAAGCACAATTATAAGAGGACAACCTAATTACAGTTGGGCTTGCTGTCATCTGTGTATCTACTTCAGATATGGTGTGCTCATTTTATCATAACCATTCACAGAGGAGATGAACATAAGGATAAAATCTGGGTAACTTTACCACACAAGTGTTGACTACATCAGAGGTAGATTAATCCTCTAATTGGGCTCAGTGTtatgagaaaggaaaagaaggagCTAGTTTCTCTTCAGTACTTTAGCTATGTTTTATCAGTAACTGATTTGTCATGGTCCTCCACTCAGCTTTGCAATGTTGGAAACCCTTTTTGacacaaacagcagagaaataTTGTTTTTGGCCTGAAATTATCCTGGACCACAGCTGTGTAGGAATTAGTTTCACTGTCAAAAAGATCCTCCCACAGCCAGTTTATAtggagcctggcctcttcctattatATCAACAAGACGGCAAAATGCAAGAGGGTGCCGGGAGTGAGTTCTTAATGAGTGAGATGAATTGAactaaaaagctaaaaacaaaaaagtcaaaattgtttctaatcacttgcttAAAAGTTTCCTataattttagaaagtaaaagtttgcatttcactaaaaaagcaaaggaaactTATGtgcatatttcctttttttttttacagcaaatgggttttgggcagcattATGCTAGCATATATGCAGGATCAGAAAACTTGAAGTGAGGAGAATTACCACCCTGTAATGTCTTCTTAAATGCTAGGGGGCGCtcctgagtgagtccaaaattaATAAgttaatatggagcatttgagcaaaatcagttTGTAAAGgcttaaatattttacatataaaaaatacattcaatttctcaacaaaaaacagcataaaaaattTAACACTCATTAGTGCTGGGGTCATAAATTGCTCTAATTTGTGCAAACTATGCAAATGATGCCAGCATTATATTTAACCTCAAGATAAAGACTCCAGCTTTATCTCTCCTTAACCTCTCTTTAACTTAAATCTGATCAGGAAACTCTTGACAGCTCCAGACATTTAAATCAAGTATGTTCTTTTCTGCATCGATAAAAAACTTTCTTATTATGTAGTCAGTGtacaaacactgcagaacatGCTGCTTCTTGGTCCATATTTCAGCTTTACTCAAATCTTAAAAGGAAGCAGTTacaacagaaaacagcagaacTGTGTTTAGCTTAGCTGCTACTACTCAGCAATGCCTGACTAGCTAGCCTAAGCCCTCCTTTGTTTACAAGTagcatcaaatacaaaatgagtgaatatttgcaaaaaataaagtttatccatttgaacattaaatatattgtctttgtagtgtatataattgaatataggttgaaaaggatttgcaaatcatcgcattctgtttttatttatgttttacacaatgtcccaacttcattggaattggggttgtaggttTCTCACCCATGGCCATGTCTGAAGTCAATATTTGAGACTTTTGAAATGAAGAAAGGTttgtatcatttaaaatgtttgctcATTTTACCAAGCTTAATCAATGCCTTGAAAAATTTGTCATCCAACCTCAGAAAGCATGTAGGCATATGTTAGCCTAGGCACTGGGACTGGTCTGCAGCTACACAGCTCCATATACAGCAAGGTAAGATGCAGTGTTGTGATACATTCCTACCGTAACCATCTTTAAAAATTTCAGTGACTTGTGCCACAGTAGGTCATCTGTCACTTCAGGTCAGATGGAAAAATCCATTGTTACCCTGGCAAATCAGTGAGCCTTGGGTGCCAATACCTTGTTGCTGATTTGTGGTTTGTCCCTTCTCAAACCACAGCCAGTaggtactcaccactgctgaccgGGAGCATCCCATAAGCCTTGCGGTTACAAGGATGCTCCAACCCTGTCTCCTGGCCATATTGATGTGGTCCTTGTCATAGTCACTCAGGTCTTCATGCCTGCCCATTTTTCCCACAGCCAACGCAACAACTTTGAGTACTGACTTGTCAACGACCATCTAATGTATCCCAGGCCTTGACATGTCACTTGTTCAGGACCTTAACCCTTCATCTTCCATGTTTCATGTAAACTTCACAATCCGGTGTTGACAAGAAAAGGATGGGTTTCCCCAGTAAGTCCTGATTCCACTCAGGGTTTTTGCCTTGTTCCCCTGGGATCTTTTCCTTGCACAAAACCTTTTCCTTGCACTAAAGACCTGAAGAAAAGGTTCCAGGACATTAGTGGACAAATAGAAGATATTCAGACCCATTGCTACCTTTCACAGAAGCAGTAAACCAATGACTCCAAGTGTAAGGGGTATAATATTATGGGAGATCACAAGAACCCCTGGGTAATATCTAAGGATCTGACATCTAAGagtccaacaaacaccaaacaagtTGGTGTGCAATGATAGCATGGAGGAAGTCAATTCTCTCCAGAAAGAACCTTGCTGCCTGTTTAAAGTTCCCAAAAGATCACCAGGATAAGCCAGATGACTACTGAAATAATGCTATGTGGCAAGTAAGGCATAAACAGATTTTTATGGCTTAAATAAGAAATGCTGTATTCCAGCTTAATGATTTCAACTGAGAAGCACAGTGTTGTCAGTATCATGGCTTTTTTTCTGCTATGGGACTATGATTGCCTTAAGAAATTCTACAGAAGAATGTCAGGGCATCTATCCATGAACTGACTCTGCAAGTCCACCAACTAATGCAGTTCTGTAAGGGGGAATAGGCCATGTTAATATGTTTGTCtcaccatttccaaacctctccttgtGGCAGCCcaattttatttgttgttaCCATTCAATGTCTGGTTTGAGTTATCAATACTTTGTTATGTTCAATCAgatgtgctggtgatggaattaAATAAATCCATAGTGATGGTTTGGGGCATCAGGAAGAATTTAAGAACCAAAGTTTGTACCACTAACTAGCTTACAAAAAGTTTTCCTACTTTTTTCTGtacttgtgtttatttgtatttttatagtatttttccTGACAGTGAAGTGCATTTTGTCCAAGAAAACAGCAAATAGTGGCACCCATTGGCATTTACTTTTTGCACTGTAagaattaaatggttctgtgcaggtacatttttttgttcactatggtacaagcaatgtaaatattccctcaaaggtacagcagtgatTTTAGGGTCCAATTAtgaaccttaaatatgtttttccaggtgaaaagtacagatTAGTACCatttcataatctaatgttttaaaacagaacaataaaataaaaaatatgcagATGAGATGGGGtatgtggagtcaatacaatttaggaaatataatttcaatggattatggtacagttacaTTCTCTGACTAAAGTTACCGAGATGTACGcttgaaggtaccaccccagtgacaagagtggTACTGCCCAAGTGACAGTTTAGCACCTTACTGAGAGTGCAATCTTCCTTTGATAACACAACAGCAATGCAATTTCACTTGTAATTCATAATATCTCTAGGTCTTCCAGGTTCCTGTCTTTTCTTTCAGACTCTCCAGCTCACtccatacattttctttggggttAGGTCAGAGGCTATGTCAAAAGCTTGATATTATGGTCAATGACTCACAATTTTATGTGGATTTGGATGcatgttttactttattgtcctgctgaaagatCCAACCACAAAGTTTTATCTTTTTAGCGAGGGCAGtcaaattttcatttaaatttactGCTACTTCATGGAGTGATGCCATGTATCCTAACAAGGTTTCCAGGGTTCCTTTAAAGACAAACATCTGCAAATATCATCTTTTTAGGTATGTTTGTTGACAAACAGCGCTCATCTGACCTACAAAATTCTCTTTAGGCCGTCCTTCCAAGACAGCTTGTTCACATAGAAGTGATACTTAGTTGTAGTTTTGGAGAATTGTGCCTCTCTAATCATCCTCAGCACTGTATATGGGGTCTTCCTGCAGTTTGATCTCATCACCTTTTTATACTCTAGTGAAACATTAAGTCGTGGATGGCCTTTTAGTTTCTTAACACTCAGGTGTactaaaaaaattcaaatatatgtatatcaaatatataattTCTAGGAATGCCACCAATTGTTACATGGTTTTGTTAAAgattaaagggtttttctattcTCAGACtaattttcatttcaatttaCTGTTAGGTTTTTCTCAGAATGTTTGTGTCATTGAACTAATTAaccacaaaaacatgtttttcatgaCCATAACTGTAGAGctggttgagagagagagagagagagagagagagagagagagagagagagaattacaTTAATGAGAATTAGAAACATTAGTGACTTGTAAATTACCAAGAAATTGCTTTGAAGGTTTAGTCATCGACAGTCCTTTATGCTcctcaccactgtgaactgaaaagaaaagaggtTGTTACTGGCACTCAgtacaaatgaaaacacattccagaaatatgacaaataacAGCAACAGCATGGTAAAATGATATAGCATGAACTGAAATGTTTATACTCAACATGATGCAGTTGATTGTGTGACAGAGAAGAAAAATTGCATGAGGGGAACTAATGAGCAATCTGAGGTAGAAGTTCAGAAACAACAAATCGACTCATATTGAATTTCCATTTCACAGTTTCAGCTGTCTCGTCTCTGTCATGGCTCTCATGTGAATTAATCAGATGTTCTGAAAAATTACCAGAGAGCCAGAGATGTACAATGTGAAACAGATTTCtggctatgtgtgtgtgtatgtctccCTGCAGAAAGAATTCTATAAATCAGTTTGGTTTCGATCTGTCTCTGACAGCCCCAAAAAGGCCCCTCACATATCTGCATCATTGAGCACATGTGGAGAAACGTGACCCACACAGACTCCCCCACACACACGTAAATACAGCTGAAAGTACAGCAGGACATAGTGTTAGATACATTGCTCAATTTTAGGAAGTTATGAGATTTTGTTACCCTTTGCTCTTTTCAAGGAGTTGTTTCTATTGATAGGGGTGACTCTCATTCTGTGGGGTTTAGTGACTGCAGGGACACACCCTCGGGCAGTCCCATTCCGTATCACTGTATGTGCAGAATGGCACGTCACTGAAGCAGAAGATGACAAGTTGCGCAAGATGCCTCGGCCTAGATAGACATAAACATGAGTGGCAATTTCACTATGACTGGATATGCCAGCAGTCCAGGTGATTGGGTGAGAATGATCAAGGTTCTGCTGAAAAGGACAAAAGCTGCTTATACTCTGTATGTGGGGGTGTGTGAGGGTGCCTGAGAGTCCTTTGGAGAAAGACAGATTAAACACTGAGACTGACAGAAAGTGATATACAGGAAAGGATGAGGACAGTGATGCCAACAGGTTAGATGAAAGAACATTCTGGAGAGGTGGTGCTTGTAGGAATACTTCACCAAAAATTATAATATTGCTTATAATGAATAATACTGTAGGGGCAAGTTAGCATTATGAGATAGTGCTAACTGGTTCCCATATTTCATTGACTGATAACAGCATTTTGGATTCAAGCATTCCCTTTAATGAGGAATGAGCATGGTGTAACAGCATGGTGCAGAGTTTGGTTGATTTGTAATGATAAGGCTTAAGGAATGTGGAGGAGATATATAGTAATTACAGCACAAAGTGGTGATGACACTGTGGTTAAGATTTTTTATGGAAGATCAGTTCAAACACTGTGTGGAGGTGATGTTTGGCAGCAGCCCGGTTTTGGTTGACTGCAGGGTGATGTGAAGTCATTCAGTTACATAGAAAGATGGTAGTAAAGACTATTAAGATTGGAGCCTCGACACATATTCTACATCTGTATTCTTTTCAAATTGTTCGCGCTATTATTAAGTTATCAGAATTGATTAGTAAACAGTAGGAGAATTTACCCGCTTTGTTGAGTTGGAGCATCTTGTTGACTGCCTCTGCCTGCTTTTCTGCCCGAGGTGAGTTTTGGTTGACATTAGATTTTGCTGTTGGCACCAGCTTTGAGTTGAATGGCTGAATAGACACATCAGGTGCATGTTTGGTGGGACTATGTGGACTATTAGTGACATAAGGCTTACTCTTGGGGGTGCTTTCAGTTTTGTCATATTGCAAATGTGTAGTGTTGTAATATTGTATTGTAGAGCTTGTTGGTTGATGATCTTGGTCTGGTACAGGTCGATGTTGAAATGTTGTGGATCTTTGGGGCTGTTTCCATAGTCTTGTTACTACATCAATTGCACTGGGTGTATCGTTGTTGTCATAAGGTGGATGTTGAGAAGTTATATGCTGTGATATAATGCTTTTTTGGGTGCTTGCTTTGGGCTTTGGCAAGGTTAGTGGTGTACTTCTTAAAAAAAGGTTAGTGTTTAATATCTGTTGATGTTCTGTTGTTGTGCTGACTTTGTAGTAAGTATTGGATTCTTGTGTAGGTTTTGGTTGGATTAAGGTAGGTTGTTGCTTGGTCATGTAGATATTTTCTGGAGATGTAGTAGGttgttgaattttgttgggttgtTTTTTGGTTGTCCAAGGTTGAGTTAATATCAGAGTGCCTTGTTCGGTTATGGTGTTTGGTTTGGTGAGGATTTGTTGTTGGATTGTTCTGACTAGGGGTTGTGCTGTGCtggattttttttgcatttttctggATTGGCTTAGTCTTGGCATTTGGGTTGTTCTGGGTGTTGTAAATGGCATGGGTTGGGTTGTCATAAATTGGAATTGAGATGTGCTGGGTTGTTGTTTGACTGTGCTTTTCTGGGTTTGGGTAATACTGTTCTGGACTTGAGTTGTCTTGGATTGGGGTTGAGTTGTTCTGTTTTGGGGTTGGACTGttgtggggtggggtggggttaCGATGGCTTGAGATTTGGTTGTGTTGGATTGGGATCGGTGGTTTGTGCTGTGTTTATGGTGGCTTTTCCTGGGGTTTTCTGTGGTTGCTCTGGGTTTTGTTGGACTGGGCTTTTGGGGGATTGTTTCAGGCTTAGATTGATATATACTGACATGCAATTGGACTGTGCTAGGTTGAGTTGTTCTAGGTTGGGGTTGAGTTGTGATGGGCTGGGTTTGGATTGTGCTAGGTTGGGGTTGAGTTATGATGGGCTGGGATTTGGTTCTGTTAGGCTGGGAATGGGGgtttgtgctgtgtttatattgacCTTTGCTGGGTGCTTGCTGTGTTGTTCTGAGGTTTGTTGAACTGGGGTTTGGGGTTATTTGGGCCTTATATTGGACTGTTTTCACATGCAATTGAACTGTACTTTGCATAATGCTAGGCTGAGATTGGGTTGTGGTAGTTTGAGGCTGGCTGGTAGTGGGTTGGAGTTGACCTATGCTATGGAACTCAGTCATTTTTAGGTGGTTTGTACTGAGGTGAGTGTTGATTTTGTTAGGAACAATTTCAGGTATGCTGGGGTGGCTTTTGGTTGTGCTGGTTTGGGTTTCAGTTGTGTTCAGTTTTATATTTGTAGTACTTGGTTGGGTTTCAGTTGTGCTTGCCAGGGTTTTGCTCTGGCTCAAATGGATTTTTGTAGTGCTCAGCTGTATTTTAGTGCTGATCGTTGTGCTTGATAGGATTTCAGTGGTAGGTTTAGTTTCTATTGTGCTTGTTGTGGATTGGGAtgtgtggtggtgttgttgaGAAGTTCTGGAAAGAGGTGATGTAGTAGATTGTTGGGACTGAAATGTGTTAGTTGTCTTTGAAGGGGGTTGTCTCACAGCTGTATGAAAAAAGGTCTGGGTCAAGGATAGTGAATCTTCAGATGGGGGAGATGTTATGTCATCGCTTCCTGTTCCTGTTTAGAGAAGAGACATGACAGttcttttgagtgtgtgtgtatgtgtgtgtgtgtgtgtagacggCACTTCTTGACAGACAATACTAAGGCTGCAACAAATAATCTGTAAATTTGACAATTTTGataacaaaaatgttttgaaaaaggtAAAATCATTCCAACTTTGCAAAGTGAGCTGACTTAATAGCGTAATTTAGCTTAAATGTCTAGTTAATGGTAGACTTGGTGATAGACAACTATTTTAGGAGACTTAATTTACTAGCTATCATGCCCGTTATCCATTTCTTTGTTTATCTTAAGTCAATTGACATATTTTAAACTCTCATGAACTGTAGTAATACCCATACCAGAGTAAgaattaaagtaaaaatattgatatagaagaaaaaacagatatgaattcagcaaatagacCTGTGCCAGGTGATGGTGTATAGACCTACTGTGGAACAGCACTTAGTAatggcaaaaacacatttattgccACTTAAAATGAAGTTCATTGATTCAGGACTGCCATCTCTCAATTATGGATGTAATCTCATGGTCTTGTGCCACATGTTCTCACTAATTTTTATGTCTGTCCTCAAAACTACATTTAGATTAACCAAAACTAAGTTTTATACTACTGCTATCACTCTAGCTTTTAGTgatcacaaacacactgaaatgGTAATGACAGTTAGTCCTTAGCAGTCTATGGGTTTATTGGACCCATAGGAACTGTAAACTTCGTAATGATACATCAGTTTTATTCTCTATTGTCTGATACTGCTTATCAGCCagtagagaaaaaaatgaacaggtAAATGAAAACCTATAGTCATGTCAATTTAACACGATAAATAACAAGACAgctcttaaataaaataactgtaaaatCAAGGGCAACTTTCATAACTACATGCAGTCCCATAGCCTTTGCTCATATGCTGCAAAATGGTACCGAGGTCTACTTACAAACTGAACTAAAAGAAAGCTATCCTTATCT from the Pygocentrus nattereri isolate fPygNat1 chromosome 6, fPygNat1.pri, whole genome shotgun sequence genome contains:
- the LOC108432620 gene encoding target of Nesh-SH3 isoform X3, yielding MRNFLHIFIIISEVLILNFICASTLRVQRENMKVRINATDDTIILKFMRPHMDAKLEGYILGYGSSMFSKQFIQLPKNGEPYETEIDAEPKYLIAVKQVKANEVKKHCTEKVTLEKPLHLVIGSVTPTSVLLSWGTLLKTPYTETDLDDCIEEGEFTVRYRENEPSKQWNYQTCPTTSTVIDNLKPDTPYEFGVRADIDTISGAWSPPVMHNTADVDIHKLLEEKPAENRVRPQEPIIKTPQAFLPPVPGTGSDDITSPPSEDSLSLTQTFFHTAVRQPPSKTTNTFQSQQSTTSPLSRTSQQHHHTSQSTTSTIETKPTTEILSSTTISTKIQLSTTKIHLSQSKTLASTTETQPSTTNIKLNTTETQTSTTKSHPSIPEIVPNKINTHLSTNHLKMTEFHSIGQLQPTTSQPQTTTTQSQPSIMQSTVQLHVKTVQYKAQITPNPSSTNLRTTQQAPSKGQYKHSTNPHSQPNRTKSQPIITQPQPSTIQTQPITTQPQPRTTQPSTVQLHVSIYQSKPETIPQKPSPTKPRATTENPRKSHHKHSTNHRSQSNTTKSQAIVTPPHPTTVQPQNRTTQPQSKTTQVQNSITQTQKSTVKQQPSTSQFQFMTTQPMPFTTPRTTQMPRLSQSRKMQKKSSTAQPLVRTIQQQILTKPNTITEQGTLILTQPWTTKKQPNKIQQPTTSPENIYMTKQQPTLIQPKPTQESNTYYKVSTTTEHQQILNTNLFLRSTPLTLPKPKASTQKSIISQHITSQHPPYDNNDTPSAIDVVTRLWKQPQRSTTFQHRPVPDQDHQPTSSTIQYYNTTHLQYDKTESTPKSKPYVTNSPHSPTKHAPDVSIQPFNSKLVPTAKSNVNQNSPRAEKQAEAVNKMLQLNKAVHSGEEHKGLSMTKPSKQFLGPKRSRTAKKKGPNQVEKPIDKADKVTDLKQLEMDTLLSLKPHVAPATEVPDYQKPTPTSTLIFAFNGSRFDNSSVFSSVPVSDVDAMGKKRFVAPHVIYKTDKRPEEPCSVTHSLSFFPDEEVGDINVTGPPKNPPSNLTVVTVEGCSSFVILDWEKSDNETTEYEVTSSTKGPNGKEVSILTTNQTHTAVENLKPESSYEFTVTPKNELGSGPSSDPVTFSTESADPRVSEIPTGKNAIWSSFPFKADSYSECNGRQYVKRTWYRKFVGIQLCNSLRYKIYLSDSLKGKFYTIGDQTGYGEDHCQFVDSFLDGRTGGPLPPNQLPPTQGYFRAVRQEPVKFGLIGGSSHINYVAWYECGIPIPGSW